A region of Bacteroidales bacterium DNA encodes the following proteins:
- the folK gene encoding 2-amino-4-hydroxy-6-hydroxymethyldihydropteridine diphosphokinase, giving the protein MQTCFIQLGSNLGNKERNLQNARDLIISTIGTITMRSSLYLSESWGFETADIFLNQVIKVNTFESPENVLTKLLELETVIGRKRNGNGGYASRLIDLDMLFYADRVISENGLVVPHPLLHKRRFVLTPINEIAPDLVHPVFHKTISELLLNCDDRLKVKLYKPKQPNSLTWASLK; this is encoded by the coding sequence ATGCAAACATGCTTTATACAACTCGGGAGTAACCTCGGAAACAAGGAGAGGAACTTACAAAATGCCCGCGATCTGATCATTTCAACCATTGGAACAATCACTATGCGATCATCGCTTTATTTATCGGAATCCTGGGGATTTGAGACGGCTGATATTTTTCTAAATCAGGTGATCAAAGTAAATACATTCGAAAGTCCTGAAAACGTGCTCACTAAACTATTGGAACTCGAAACAGTGATTGGACGAAAGCGCAACGGAAATGGCGGGTATGCTTCAAGGCTGATTGACCTCGATATGTTGTTTTATGCGGATAGGGTGATTAGCGAAAATGGACTTGTAGTGCCGCATCCTTTACTGCACAAGCGCAGGTTTGTATTGACCCCGATAAATGAGATAGCTCCTGATCTGGTACATCCGGTTTTTCATAAAACCATCAGTGAACTGCTGCTGAATTGCGACGACCGGCTTAAAGTAAAGCTTTACAAACCAAAACAGCCTAACTCCCTAACCTGGGCAAGCCTGAAATAA
- a CDS encoding deoxynucleoside kinase, with translation MKFSDYNFISIEGNIGAGKTSLATRIAAECNAKLILEQFEDNSFLPKFYKEPDKYAFPLELSFLAERFEQLKKELTHRDLFTNFTISDYFIHKSFIFARKNLPDDTFSLYKKLFEIISETLPKPDLLVYLYLDIEHLLANIRRRGRNYELDIKADYLEKIQDSYLDFIKKQSNMRILIIDTNQLDFVHKEEDYKLMINVLSGQYATGVHLINPKPE, from the coding sequence ATGAAATTCTCTGATTACAACTTCATCTCCATCGAGGGTAACATCGGCGCCGGCAAGACCTCCCTTGCCACCCGTATTGCTGCCGAGTGCAACGCAAAGCTGATTCTGGAGCAATTTGAGGATAACTCCTTCCTGCCGAAATTTTACAAAGAGCCGGATAAATATGCCTTCCCGCTTGAACTTTCGTTTCTGGCCGAACGCTTTGAACAGCTTAAAAAGGAACTCACCCACCGCGACCTTTTCACCAACTTCACCATCTCTGACTATTTCATCCATAAGTCGTTCATCTTTGCCCGTAAAAACCTGCCCGACGATACCTTTTCGCTGTACAAGAAATTGTTTGAAATCATTAGCGAAACCCTGCCCAAGCCCGATTTGCTGGTTTACCTGTACCTTGACATCGAACACCTTTTAGCCAACATCAGGCGTCGTGGCCGCAACTATGAACTTGATATCAAAGCCGATTACCTGGAAAAAATCCAGGACAGTTATCTCGATTTTATCAAAAAACAGTCGAACATGCGTATTTTGATCATCGACACCAACCAACTGGACTTTGTACACAAAGAGGAAGACTATAAGTTGATGATCAATGTATTGTCAGGTCAATACGCCACAGGGGTACACCTTATAAACCCAAAACCGGAATAG